One Aegilops tauschii subsp. strangulata cultivar AL8/78 chromosome 7, Aet v6.0, whole genome shotgun sequence genomic window carries:
- the LOC109747157 gene encoding protein DMP7-like, whose protein sequence is MEIARDISEKEMATPAPPQAVGDVEAQDRKGAPADSKTPVNQKVLSVSANLAQLLPTGSVMAYQMLAPSFSNQGKCYSSKWWITLGLVVVLAASCIFFALTDTVLHDGKVYYGLAIYGRLNIFNLSKKEEEKMFTRIQPVLKERGLKKRDLVHASLTVVVFLTMVFSDVGLQNCFFPDAGTDTQQLLKNLPLGMAVFSSLVFTIFPSKRNFIGCSDPNSDKNNDTAKTEPSSDAQPPATQPSSAACSTCGRCS, encoded by the coding sequence ATGGAGATAGCCAGAGACATATCAGAGAAAGAGATGGCCACGCCAGCACCACCGCAGGCCGTCGGCGATGTCGAGGCTCAGGACAGGAAGGGTGCCCCAGCAGACAGCAAGACGCCGGTGAACCAGAAGGTGCTGTCGGTGTCGGCGAACCTGGCACAGCTGCTGCCGACCGGGTCGGTGATGGCGTACCAGATGCTGGCGCCGTCCTTCAGCAACCAGGGCAAGTGCTACTCCTCCAAATGGTGGATCACGCtgggcctcgtcgtcgtcctcgccgcctcctgcatcttcTTCGCCCTCACCGATACCGTGCTCCACGACGGCAAGGTGTACTACGGCCTGGCCATCTACGGCCGCCTCAACATCTTCAACCTAtcgaagaaggaggaggagaagatgttCACAAGAATACAGCCGGTGCTCAAGGAACGTGGCCTCAAGAAGCGGGACCTCGTTCACGCCTCCCTCACCGTCGTGGTCTTCCTCACCATGGTCTTCAGCGACGTCGGGCTCCAGAACTGCTTCTTCCCCGACGCCGGCACCGACACCCAGCAGCTGCTCAAGAACCTGCCCCTGGGAATGGCGGTCTTCTCCAGCCTGGTTTTCACCATCTTCCCCAGCAAAAGGAACTTCATCGGATGCAGCGACCCAAACAGCGACAAGAACAACGATACCGCCAAAACTGAACCGTCTTCCGATGCACAGCCTCCGGCCACTCAACCTTCAAGTGCCGCATGCTCTACATGCGGGAGGTGTTCATAA